In Lysobacter sp. FW306-1B-D06B, the sequence TCCAGCCATCGCTCTCCAGTGATGGCAGGGGGCGCGAGGAATTCGATCGCGCATCGACCCACGTCGCCTGCACGACGCCGTCCAGGTAGGCGGCGTTGGGCCAGTAATGCGTCCAGTAGCCGCCCAGGCTGTAACCCTCGATGAAGTTGTCGCCGGCGAGGGTGCCGTCGTAGTGCTTCACGTCGCTCTTGGCCAGTCCCAGGGCGAAGTACACGCCCGCGGTATCGCTGTGGCCGCCATCGCGCTCGCGACGCAGCAGATCGACGCCCCTTTGCAACGCAAAGAAGCGGTAGTCGTACGTCGGCCCTTCGCCATAAATGCCGTCGCGGCCTTCGCGTTCGCCGTCCACGCCGATGAGCCTGCCCCAGCTGCCTTCCAGGCCCGGGCCGCTGCCGAGGTCGCTACGTCCGCGCAGTTGGTCGAGCTCGCCAGTGCGCTCATGCAGGGTGTCGAGCAGGGTGCGTGCGTATTGCAGCGCGGTAGGCGCAAGCGCCGCGTACAGCGAGACCTCGCGGCGATAATTCGGTGGCGGTGGGGAAGGCCCAGGCCCCGGTTCGACGTCGTCGCACGGCAACGATGGGGCGTCCGGCGCGTTGCAGTCGATCGTGGAGCGCAGGAACCAACTCTCCGGCGCACTGTCGTCGAAGCTGCTGCGTTGCAAGGTGTACTCGTAAGGTCCGGCAAACACGGGCGCGCCGAGCGTGAACGCATTGGATGTGGTGGTGCTGTGGGCGTGGACCATTTCGATGCCGTTGTCTTCGGTGATGGCGCCTTCGCCGCCGACGTTGGTGATCAACAGTCGCGTGGCTCCGGTGGCGTTGGCATCGGGCCCGTCGAGCACGAGCCTGTCGGTGGGGGAGTCGTCGCTTTCGACCACGGTATTCAGGGCGATTGCGCCGCCGCGACCGAGGTAGTTGTGGGTGATGGTCACGCTGGTCCCCGGCGTGGCGCCTATATCGGCCAGCTGCACCGTTCCGGCGTTGTCGAGGTTGGCGAAGGTCTGGCTGATGCCATCCAGGAACAGCGTCGCGCCCGCCGCCACGGTCATCTGCGAGGTCGCGCCGAACGCGCCGGCGGCGCCGGCCTGCAGGGTGCCGGCGTTGACGCTGGTCGGACCGGTGTAGGTATTGTCTCCGGTGAGGATCAGCGTGGCATTGCCCGCCTTGGTCAATGCGCCCGGTCCGGTGATCGCGCTACTGACGGTGAGGTCGGTAACCGTGTCGAAGGCTCCGCCGCCGTTGTCGAGCGTGATCGGTCGTGAGAGCACGAATGCAGCCGTGTTGGCCAACGCGCCGCCATCGAACGTGATGGGCCCCATCGCCGCGCCAAGGTTGGCGTCGGAGGCGACCGACAACGTGCCGGCGTTGATCTGCGTTCCGCCGCTGTAGGTGTTCACTCCCGACAGAACCGTCCTTCCCGTTCCCTGCTGCACGAGGGCGCCCGTGCCGGAAATCGTGCCGTCGAGCGTGAAGGTGTCGGATCGGTTCACCGCCAGCGTGCCGTTGTTGACAATGTCGCCGACGACCGAGCCACTGGCGCCGCCGGCGCCCAGTTGCAGCGTCCCGGCTGCGACCGTGGTGCCACCGCTGTAGGTGTTGGCACCCGAAAGCGCCAGGGTTCCACTTCCCTGCTTGATGAAGCCGCTCGCGCCGCTTATCACGCCGCCGAAGGTAGTGTCAGCCGCCGCGCCCGCACTGAGCGTGCCACCGCCGTTGGCGATCGCGCCGTTTCCGGTGAGATCGCCGACCGTCGTATCGAAGCCGGCCATGTCCAGCGTGCCACCGCTGTTCACCACCAACGCGGTGCCGGTGGGCAATGCACCATCGACCCCCAACTGCAGCGTGCCGGCGTTGATGGCGGTGGGGCCGGCGTAGGTGTTGACGGCCATCAGCGCCAGCGTGCCGGCGCCGCCCTTGGTCAGTCCGCCAGGACCGGAAAGAACGCCGGACCAGGTCGCGCCCAGACCGTTGGTATCGATCGACGACGCACTGCCCGCAAGCAGCGTGACGTTGACGTCCGTCGTCAGCGCCGTGCCGGCGACCTGCACGGTGCCGCCGCCGAGGTTGAAGGCATACGTGCCGGCTTGGTTGAGGTAGTTGTGCGCCAGCGACGTGCCGCCGATCTGCAACGTGCCGCCGAGCAGGTTGTAGGTGCCGTTGCCACTGCCGGCCAGGTACATCGTGACCGCGTTGTCGATGGCGAGCGTTCCGCCGGTCTGGTTGATCGTGCCGCTGCCGGGATTGCTGGAGGCAAGGTTGTTGCCCACGACGAGCGTGCCCTGGTTCACCGCAACCACGCCGGTGCCGCCGAGGTTCAAGGTGCCGATGCTCGCGTTGGCGCCGTCGTTGCGGCCGAGGATGAAGAAGCCGGGGCCGTCGAAGGTCAACGATCCACCGGAGATGTCGTAGGTTCCGGTGCCACCCTGGTTGCCGATGTTGAGCGAAGCACATCGCGCGATGTCGCCGCAGCCGGCGAAGATGCGCACATCGCCGCCGGTCTGCGTCACTTGGCCGGTGGCGCCGAACGAGCCGACTTGCAGGCTGGTGTCCACCGCCAGCGAACCGCCGCTCACGGTCAAGGTGCCTGCCGAGGGCAGGCCCGTCACTGGATTGATGCTCAGGCCGAGCACGAGTGCATCGATTGCGGTGTTGCCGCTCGACTGCGAGAACGCGCCATCCATCACCAGGGTCTGGCCGCCACTGAACGTGGCGCCGTCCACGGTGAGTGTGCCCGCGCTGGTCTTGATGAACAGTCCGTGCGCGGGCAGTCAGCCTTCGCCGCCGAGATTGACCGCGCCGCCGAACGCTTCGTTGCTGGCAAGGTTCAACGCCAGCGACGTGGTGCCGACGTTGACGGTGCCGGTGCCGGTGAGGCTCGGCAGCACGATGGCCGGTCCGGGGAACGCCGGAGGAATCGAACCTGTCACCGCAGCGATGTCGAAGATGCCCGCAGCATCGACCAGGACGCCGCCGTTGAACACCTGGCTCGCGCCGGTCAACGCAAGCGTGCCGGCCGAGATCGTGGTGAGGCCGCTGTAGCCAATCGGTTGCGTCAGGGTCAGCGTGCCGACGCCTGTCTTGGTCAGGCCACCACCGCCCGACAACACACCCGACCAGTTAGCGCCGAAGCCGTTGGTATCAATCGTCGAGGTGGTGCCGGCGAGCAGCGTGGCATCGACGCTGGTGTTCAACGTCGAGCCGATGACCTGCACCGTGCCGCCACTGAGATTGAACGCGTAGCTGCCGCCCAGGTTGAGGTAGCTGTGTGTCAGCGACGAGCCGCCGATCTGCAACGTGCCGCTGGCCAGGTTGTAGGTGCCGGTGCCGCTGCCGCCGAGGAAGAGGTTCGCGGCGTTGGCGACGGTGAACGTGCCGCCGGTCTGGTTGATGGTGCCGCTGCCGGGATTGCTCGCGGCCAGGTTGTTGCCGACGACGATCTGGCCCTGGTTCACCGTCACCTGCCCGGTGCCGCTGAGGTTGAGGATGCCGGTGCTAGCGTTAGCGCCGTCGTTGCGGCCGAGGATGACGAAGCCGGGACCGTCGAAGACCAGCGATCCGCCGGAGATGGTGTACGTGCCCGTACCGCCCTGGTTGCCGATGTTCAACGAAGCGCATCGCGCAACATCGCCGCAGCCGGCGAAGATCCGCACGTCGCCACCGCTCTGGTTCACCTGGCCGATGGCGCCGAACGAACCGATGGTCAGGCTGGTGTCGATCGTCAGCGAGCCGCCCGATACGAGCAGCGTGCCGTTGGTGGGCTGACCCAGCGGGTCCGTGCTGATGCCGAGCACCAGCGCGTCGATCGCCGTGTTGCCGCTGTTTTGCGCCAGCGCACCCGCGAGCACGAAGGTCTGGCCGCCGCTGATGGTCGCGCCATCATCCGACCTGCCGCTTCGACAAAGCCCGGCGTCATCACCGTTCCGGGCGGTATCCCCGCGATGTCGGCCGCGGCCTGGGGCTGCGTGACCTGGCTGGTGGATGCCGGCTCTCCTTTTGGGGCGGACGCCGATGGCGCACCTGGCGCCGGAACTTCAAGGCGAAGTACCTGTAAGCCCGAAGAGTCGACTCCTGGCCGATAGCGGATGCCTGATTGCTGGTACCGGCGCCCGATGCACCGGCCACCGCGATCAAAACGTTCTCCTTGGCCCATTCGCTGTCCTTGTAGGCCTGCTTGCGTTCGACCCTCCGTTGCAAGGGCCTGTCATCACAAAGCAAAGCACTCGATCGAACGAAAAGCCCGGACGATGGTCCGGGCTTCTCGCGCCCCTACTTGCCCCACTCCGGACCCCCATCCGTGCAGGTCTGCCCCCCATCAACCGGCAAGACAATCCCGGTGATCCAGGCAGCTTCGTCGCTAGCAAGAAAAGCGACCGCCGAGGCAATCTCTTCAGGTCGGCCTGCCCGTCTCAGCGGAATACGGTCCCAGGCCTTTTCGAGAAGCGCGTCATCATCCATGATGGCTTCGACCATGCCCGTGACAGTCAGTCCAGGTGCAACTGTATTTGCTCTGACGCCGAACTTGCCGAGGTCGCAGGCGGCGCAGCGGGTCAGGTTTGCGACGCCGCCCTTTGCTGCATTGTAGGCCGCATGGCTCCAGCCCCCACCAAGGGATGAAACGGAACCGATGTTAACGATCGAACCCCTGGTCTCCTTGAGATGCGGAACTGCTGCACGACTCATGTAGAAGACGCCCGAAAGGTCTGAAGCAATGCACTCGTCCCAATCCTGATCGCTCGTCTCGTCTATAGTGCCGACGAGATTCATGCCGGCGGCGTTGACGACAGTATCGATACGGCCGAACCGCCCGACGGTCGCTGCGACGAGAGCGTCACAGTCCGGCCGTGAGGAAACATTGGCGACAAAGATGCCAACGCGGTCGGCCGGCATTCTTGAGGCAGTATCCGACAACCGCTTCTCGGTTCTTCCGGAGATCATCACGGATGCTCCTTCCTCGAGAAGCCGGGTGGCAATGGCGGCGCCGATACCGGAACCACCGCCGGTCACAACAGCCACTCTTCCTTCAAATCGCTTTGACATGACACACACTCCTTCCTTCTGCGCGGCTTGCGCCGCCGCAGTTACGATTGCTCTATAGGTTTAGCGGGATGGATTAGCTCGCCGGAAAGTCGGCCGAACGGGACAAGGCTTCCCAGGCGAGGACGTTCGCCTTTAGCTCATCCGCCTTCTTCAGGGCAGCGTCCGCGGCGTCATTGCCGAGCGGAAGGTGTTGCGGAGGCTGTGGCGCCAGCACGGCTTCCCGGATGGCTTTCGCCCCGCGCGCCGGGTCGCCAGCCTGCTTTCCGACCGATGCATGGTAAGCACGGCGTGCCTCGCCGGCTGTGTCAGCGTAGTCGTCAATGGACGCGACGACCTCACTCGACGAACCTGCCCATTCAGTCCTGAAGGCGCTCGGCTCTACTGTCATGACGCTAATGCCAAGGGGGGCCACTTCTTTCCGAAGCGTGTCCGATAGGCCTTCCACCGCGAATTTGGTGGCGCAGTAGTAGCCCACGCCTGTGTAGCCGACGAGACCGCCGATCGATGTCAGGTTGACGATCGTGCCACTTCGACGACTCCGCATCAGCGGAAGGACTGCATGGATCGCGTTCGCGGTGCCGAAGAAATTTACGTCAAACAGGCGGCGGGCATTCTGTTCTTCAGTTTCCTCGATAGCACCAAAGAAACCGATGCCGGCATTGTTGATCAACACGTCGATCCGACCGTAGCGTGCTTGGGCAGCGTCGACAGCCTTCTGACACTGCTCCCTGTCGCTAACGTCGAGGGGAAGGATCAGGGCATCTCCTTTCTGTTCAAGATCAGCGATCTTGTCAGTTTTGCGTGCTGTGACCACAACCTTTTCACCGGCCTCCAGCAGGTGTTCCGCGATACAGCGACCGAAGCCGGTCGAGCATCCGGTTACAAGCCAAACTTTAGGGTTTTGCGTGCTCATTTCAAGTACTCCTTTCCATTTCAGGCCTGCGGGGATCGTTGCTGGTACCCGCATATTTCTACGTCTTCGACGCACAAGTCGGCGACCTTCGCCATGAAAGCCTTGACGTAACGCGTACTCATATGCAGGTCGAAGTCCGAGTGGTGCCGCCAGTCCTCGATCACCATCCACACGTCAGGAACGTCATTGGACTGGTGGATCTCGTAGCGTAAGCAGCCTTCTTCTTCGCGGGACGGAGCGACGAGCCCAAGGAGTTCATCACCCAGGTCCCGTGAGCGGCCCGGCTTTGCCGTGAAGTAGGCCACATTGGTAAGTTCAGTCATTTCTGTTCTCCTTAAGTTGTTAGTGCCACAGCCAAATAGTCGCGGCATGGCGGGAGAAGATCTGCCGCGCTTTGGTGGAAGCTGTCGCGATCTTGCTCTTTTCTTCAGGCGTCGTTGATAGCGATGGTGCGTTTGCGGCCGCAGCACACGATCGCAGCCAGCATGCCGCCAGCGCGAGGTGTAAACGCCGGCATCGATGTCGCCTCCGACGCGGGGCTGAGCAAAAGAATGGCTTCCGCAACTACGGCCCCCTGGCCTACAACCCGACTGGGACCAGTTCTCACTACGCTGTCCAGGCAACGACCACTGAACCCGAGTCCGGGCCATCGCTTCACAGGTTCTGCGGCTTAAACTTCGAGCGCCTACTGATGTGCCCCCCGGAAACCATAAACTCCCCGTTTCCACGGTAATGCAGGGTCTCGGGACGCTTCGGTGAAGTGGCCACGTGCGCCTTCACGATCTCCCAGATGAAAAGTCCGTACTCGTCGATCTGACGATCGTCAGCTAGCTTGCATTCAAAGTTCGCATAGCATTCCGTGATCAGCGGGGCGTCTACGATCTGCGCACGCCCGGGCGTGAGGCCAAATGTACCGAACTTGTTGATGCGCTCGGCGCCGCTGGAGTTGCCTACGGCCACTACGGTATCCACCATGTCTGCGGTGGGGAGGTTGATCACGCATTGCCGGCTGCGTCGGATCATCTCGAAGCTATGGTTGCCTTCCCAGATGTAGCAGCCAAACAGCGCCGGCGAGAAGCCCAGCATCATGTGCCACCCCATGACCATGATGTTGTCCTCGCCCTTCCAGCGCGAGCTAACCAGAACGATCGGGCCCGGCTCCAGAAGCTGCCGAACCTGGGTGAGCGGAAAGCTCCTCTTCTCGTACGTCTTCATGTGTCTCTCCTCTCTGACAGACTCGTCAATCCTCGCGGTTCGGCGCAGGGCGCGAGTCAGTCGTTGAACGTTTGCGATAGGTGCGAATGT encodes:
- a CDS encoding autotransporter outer membrane beta-barrel domain-containing protein; this encodes MDGATFSGGQTLVMDGAFSQSSGNTAIDALVLGLSINPVTGLPSAGTLTVSGGSLAVDTSLQVGSFGATGQVTQTGGDVRIFAGCGDIARCASLNIGNQGGTGTYDISGGSLTFDGPGFFILGRNDGANASIGTLNLGGTGVVAVNQGTLVVGNNLASSNPGSGTINQTGGTLAIDNAVTMYLAGSGNGTYNLLGGTLQIGGTSLAHNYLNQAGTYAFNLGGGTVQVAGTALTTDVNVTLLAGSASSIDTNGLGATWSGVLSGPGGLTKGGAGTLALMAVNTYAGPTAINAGTLQLGVDGALPTGTALVVNSGGTLDMAGFDTTVGDLTGNGAIANGGGTLSAGAAADTTFGGVISGASGFIKQGSGTLALSGANTYSGGTTVAAGTLQLGAGGASGSVVGDIVNNGTLAVNRSDTFTLDGTISGTGALVQQGTGRTVLSGVNTYSGGTQINAGTLSVASDANLGAAMGPITFDGGALANTAAFVLSRPITLDNGGGAFDTVTDLTVSSAITGPGALTKAGNATLILTGDNTYTGPTSVNAGTLQAGAAGAFGATSQMTVAAGATLFLDGISQTFANLDNAGTVQLADIGATPGTSVTITHNYLGRGGAIALNTVVESDDSPTDRLVLDGPDANATGATRLLITNVGGEGAITEDNGIEMVHAHSTTTSNAFTLGAPVFAGPYEYTLQRSSFDDSAPESWFLRSTIDCNAPDAPSLPCDDVEPGPGPSPPPPNYRREVSLYAALAPTALQYARTLLDTLHERTGELDQLRGRSDLGSGPGLEGSWGRLIGVDGEREGRDGIYGEGPTYDYRFFALQRGVDLLRRERDGGHSDTAGVYFALGLAKSDVKHYDGTLAGDNFIEGYSLGGYWTHYWPNAAYLDGVVQATWVDARSNSSRPLPSLESDGWSGAVSLEGGYPFGMGGSGWIIEPQAQLVYQSIDMDDVAVINTQVRFDDVTSFAARLGARAARSWQRGDATEPLQLSGWARLSAWHDFEGEPETEFSTAIGFAAFPTDIGGSWGEFKVGLTAEISRNLFIFASAGYQQSVDGSDTHAWDGKLGIRANW
- a CDS encoding autotransporter-associated beta strand repeat-containing protein, whose amino-acid sequence is MLAGALAQNSGNTAIDALVLGISTDPLGQPTNGTLLVSGGSLTIDTSLTIGSFGAIGQVNQSGGDVRIFAGCGDVARCASLNIGNQGGTGTYTISGGSLVFDGPGFVILGRNDGANASTGILNLSGTGQVTVNQGQIVVGNNLAASNPGSGTINQTGGTFTVANAANLFLGGSGTGTYNLASGTLQIGGSSLTHSYLNLGGSYAFNLSGGTVQVIGSTLNTSVDATLLAGTTSTIDTNGFGANWSGVLSGGGGLTKTGVGTLTLTQPIGYSGLTTISAGTLALTGASQVFNGGVLVDAAGIFDIAAVTGSIPPAFPGPAIVLPSLTGTGTVNVGTTSLALNLASNEAFGGAVNLGGEG
- a CDS encoding SDR family oxidoreductase, producing the protein MSKRFEGRVAVVTGGGSGIGAAIATRLLEEGASVMISGRTEKRLSDTASRMPADRVGIFVANVSSRPDCDALVAATVGRFGRIDTVVNAAGMNLVGTIDETSDQDWDECIASDLSGVFYMSRAAVPHLKETRGSIVNIGSVSSLGGGWSHAAYNAAKGGVANLTRCAACDLGKFGVRANTVAPGLTVTGMVEAIMDDDALLEKAWDRIPLRRAGRPEEIASAVAFLASDEAAWITGIVLPVDGGQTCTDGGPEWGK
- a CDS encoding oxidoreductase, with protein sequence MSTQNPKVWLVTGCSTGFGRCIAEHLLEAGEKVVVTARKTDKIADLEQKGDALILPLDVSDREQCQKAVDAAQARYGRIDVLINNAGIGFFGAIEETEEQNARRLFDVNFFGTANAIHAVLPLMRSRRSGTIVNLTSIGGLVGYTGVGYYCATKFAVEGLSDTLRKEVAPLGISVMTVEPSAFRTEWAGSSSEVVASIDDYADTAGEARRAYHASVGKQAGDPARGAKAIREAVLAPQPPQHLPLGNDAADAALKKADELKANVLAWEALSRSADFPAS
- a CDS encoding putative quinol monooxygenase, producing MTELTNVAYFTAKPGRSRDLGDELLGLVAPSREEEGCLRYEIHQSNDVPDVWMVIEDWRHHSDFDLHMSTRYVKAFMAKVADLCVEDVEICGYQQRSPQA
- a CDS encoding flavin reductase family protein — its product is MKTYEKRSFPLTQVRQLLEPGPIVLVSSRWKGEDNIMVMGWHMMLGFSPALFGCYIWEGNHSFEMIRRSRQCVINLPTADMVDTVVAVGNSSGAERINKFGTFGLTPGRAQIVDAPLITECYANFECKLADDRQIDEYGLFIWEIVKAHVATSPKRPETLHYRGNGEFMVSGGHISRRSKFKPQNL